The genomic region gcagcactgcgaccattcacttgagtgggagCGGCACTACAGTTACCAGCTCCAGCCACTACACGATGGACAGCGCTGTGTACTGGCAGAGCTGCTCCCTAACAGCtggtcggcgggggtgctggaccTGTTGATGGCCTATCATAAGGCTAGCCTATTATTATAAAAAgagtggacaaaccctttaaggccacTTTACACAGGCTGACGATTGGCCATGCTCGTTTTTCATCATGTGGCATAAAAGTCATCATTTGTAGGGGTCACATCCCCTCCTGGAAATGGGATATGCTGCAACTAAAGGGAAACTGAATGGGAACAAACAATGGCTCATCTCCATATACTTTGTATGAGAAGGATGACTGcccccatttaaagggaacctatcaataaaggggttatcctgtgaataatgtaaaatataaaaatcagacataatatagtacagagatggccaacctgaagctctccagctgttgcaaaactacaactcccagcatgcccagactaccgacagctatcagcctacagcagggcatggtggagaGCCGCAGGATGGCCATGCctgatatagtacatgacaatctctaacacgGGTCCACAGATCTATTTATTGCTCCAGTTGCACTTCTAGATTTTCCTCAGGGGCTTGTCATGTAACCGCCAAAACTTCTAACAGATGGTGactgttgaaggatggaactgagcatgtgcggccacctcagcaaggtggacagagaactaAGGAAAagcacaaacagcaggtggcgctatacagatacattttattgagtaacTCAGTGCCTAAACTATATTTATAATTAtatgcagttaaaaaaaaaaagtattcagatcctgtttttgaaaaatgtagaatcatttttgtgggacaacccctttaagccaggtGTCTTAGCTGCAGGTAGCATGTTCTAGAgcagatatatagttttgtaagaAAAGATTCActgtaacttgtattttattcaattAAATCCCTGCTTATTctgtgcttaggagtccagtgggcagtgCTACTCCATACTCTGCTCCGTACTGGTGAGGGGCAAAAACAGCTGTCAGAAGGAGTCCTTTTTATTTTTGGACAAGCCTCGGGTTGGCTAATATCCTTAATTATGTTGCAGAAGTAGCTACCTCCACTAGGTGGCACTGCAGAGATCGCTTTCTCTGCCTTAGAAGAGAGCTAATCTGCATATCCTGTTTCCCAGAGAGCACTGCCTGGTCTATGAGACTCTCTACGCCAGCTCTGGCACTCGCCCTAAGGAGAATCCCCACCTACAAGGCTTTATCTATGGCAGAGATGTCAAACACGTGGCCCTTAAGGTGTTGCAAAACCACAGCttccatcatgcccggacagcctatcggagcatgctaggagttgtagttttgcaacagttgacGAGCCTgatctatggtgttacataggaccacAGAGAACACCTAttccattatctgtactcagagttctCATGATGTTTTACATGTATATAATAGACATTTTAATTATATATAGTCGCCGATGCCACATTTTTGAAaacattaaatattatttttataaaatattttgtaTCGAAATTTTTGCTGTGCACCTAAGATATATAATGACAAgtgccttaaaggctatgtacaccttcgggggaatattattattttttgattgcattttactcattttgggggtaaatattttttcaattggcctttataaaaaatattgagccattctgtctcAAAGGGTTAACTGGTTTTTtagctgtgtgaatcctactttcactttgtgcccggtcgtctaataaaccttatctctaatttactaaaaggtcataagcaCTTATTTAACCCACATTctcatcagtaagataagaattgggGTATAACGAGTGTTTATAACGTAAGAGATGAGGAGCCATCGGCTGACAAACGgtaaaaatacagagcctgctactagagaatctcaaggctgtacagagaaagaggctcaacattttttataaagaccaactgaaaaaaatatttctagttcaaaatgagtacaatgcaaaataaataaaaaaaatgcccccaaaagatgtacatagcctttaaataataCATTGATGTACGATGCTCTGCCAAAGACAATGAAAATCGGCCTTTTGTGTTGCTTGTCTTTTAAGCTTAAGGcaacaaaataaaaaacttttctgGACTCTGCTCCTGGTCATTTGGTATCTTTATTACAGTTGTGATCCCAATCAGTAGCTCTGTACAGGCGAGGACGACAGGGGTGTAAGAGGGGCGGTATTATTAGGAGTTCAGTCCAGGAATCCGAGATCTATGGCTTCTGGCAGCTGCGGGTGAATTATTCGCGTAGCCAGTCGTTCAATGTCATCCAGGCTGAGAAGACACAGACTGCGCTCGTAGTCCTGGAAAGAGAGAAAGTACAATGTACGGGTAACCAGAGGGAGCAaaaaggcctcgttcacacagtGCAGTTGCTGAATGCTCATCTGTATTTGCTATGCAATGGAACTGAATCCCATCCAGTTATTAGCCTTTTGGATCTGGGGAAGAGGCAAAATACAGTTTCCACCAATCTCTTATGTCGTATGATCAGTTGTTTCCTACCCTGgctaaggctgtattcacacagtGCGGTTGTGCAGAGTACTACACCGCATTAACAGCCTGTGTTTTTACCGCAAATTGCTGCCGTTTCAAGGAGTTTCCCCTCTTCTAGCtgcgtaagggctctttcacacttgcgttcttgtcttccggcatagagttccgtcgtcggggctctatgccggaagaatcctgatcaggattatccccatgcattctgaatggggtgaaatccgttcaggatgcatcaggatgtcttcagttccggaacggaacgttttttggccggagaaaataccgcagcatgctgcgctttttgctccggccaaaaatcctgaagacttgccgcaaggccggatccggaattaatgcccattgaaaggcattgatccggatccggccttaagctaaacgtcgtttcggcgcattgccggatacgacgtttagctttttctgaatggttaccatggctgccgggacgctaaagtcctggcagccatggtaaagtgtagtggggagcgggggagcagcatacttaccgtccgtgcggctcccggggcgctccagagtgacgtcagggcgccccaggcgcatggatgacgtgatcgcatggcacgtcattctggagcgccccgggagccgcgcggactgtaagtatgttgctcccccgctccctgctcctactatggcaaccaggagtttaatagcgtcctggctgccatagtaacactgaaagcattttgaagacggatccgtcttcaaatgctttcagtacacttgtgtttttccggatccggcgtgtacctctggcaagtggagtacacgccggatccggacgacgcaagtgtgaaagaggcctaactgtaatTTGAGGTAAAATTTGCAGTATGGTTGTAAGCCAAGTAGGGAAACCCTCAGCACAAAGTGTGAATACACCCTAACAGTGACTAACATattatgggtccattcacacgtccgtagtgtattgcggatccgcaatacaaccGGACGGcacccccccatagaactgcctattgtccgcaattgcggacgagaataggacatgttctattttttgcggagccgcggcacGGAAAttcggatagcacactgtgtgctgtctgcatctttccTGCCCCCATAAATAATTAATGGGTCCGAACCCGTTTCTctaaattgcggaatggatgcggacccatttgcggacgtgtgaatggagcctaaagggcatctgtcagcagttttgtacctatgaaactggctgacctgttaggctactttcacactagccatcatggatctgcaaatatgcctccgttaccataatacaaccgcatgcatccgtcttaaacaccactgaaagtcaatgggggacggatccgtccccattgatttacattgtgtgtcaggacggatgcgtCTTGCtccagcgtttttctgtccgcgatgggggcgcaaccaaacggaacagaatttCATCCAATTCAGTTTTGCccccaattgacaatgaatgggaacaaaacagaagcgttttcttccgctatcgagatcctatgatggatctcaatagcacaATTTTATAGGATTGGATACCCGCTTCAATCTAACGTTTAAGACCATTTTTACACTTTGTATATTCTGTATAACGGCGTGTCTGCTGTGCTCTCCAACCTGATGAAGCCTTCACCCTtgaacatttatcaaaactggtgcaagagAAGAATGGAGTCATTGCTGAAAGCATCCAATTAGATAACCGCTATTAGACCGCACGATGTTCGGGCCAATCATTGGGAACGAATGTTCATTATACTGACCCGTATTAACGTGCTGACTGATGGCCATCTTTCATCAGGATAAAACATGCCCGACTATCGGCAGCAACGCTCCCTGTGCTGCCAATAATCAACAGAACTGAACGAAGGAGGAATGACTGCGGTAGCCATCTTTCCTCCCACATTCGGTGTACAAACAAACGCCAATGGATGTGCTATTGCCCAAAGGCACTCGCACCGCCCGAACATTAGGCGGCGTACTACAGCCCTAAGGCCGGATTCAAATCACGTTTCGTTTTCCGTTCCTCCGATCAGTCAGAAGCACAGAAAAATctggatcctttattttgagcgtccgttccgtctgagatccgttatttttgaCAGGAGACGCAGGAATTTTTCTCCCTTCTCTCATAATGGATCTCAGATGGCCCTGACAAAAACGGATGCTCAAAATGATggatctgttttgttttttttctaccagatcagaagaacggaaaactcaacagtgatgtgaacccggcctgagTCTGCAGAAGCCAGGATCATGGACAGCTCCTTTACGTTACCTTTTGTACATATTCCAAAACTCTCTCTGCATCAGAGGGGCTGAAGTGCTTCCCCAGGATGACAGCCAGGGACTTCCAAACTGCGCTCCCTCCGACCTCCGGTGATGATCGCTCCTTCACCATTAGGTTCAGTCTTGCGCCAGGTCCAATGGAGTAAAAGGAAAGACTATGTTCATCTGAAAACCAGGAGGACAAGGATAAAGTGGGGCTAAAAGTAAACTTTTGAATAAAAAGGTAAAAACTATTCTAAATGTCCTAacatttttgtaatgtactttatttttcatgtatttcttacaacagcggtccccaaccgccgggccgcggcccaggagcGGGCTCTGGAAGATGGTTTGCCAGGTCTTAgcgatcagggcagtctttaacgctgtactaatgaagcgcttccatcatggaagcgcttcattagtacagaaggaccaggaagcggtgaaggatctgtactcaccgcttcctctggtccacggctcggctatcggctgtgcagggctgcgcacagcgtgaggtcgctctgtgacctcacactgtgcgccgctatacacagccgacagcagaatgaagaggatcgcgatggtgaccaggagcaggagaggcaagtgtttttttttttttgtttttgtttttttatttgcactgggggctgatctgaggtctgacctgaggtgtaatgaaaaatatttttttcttcttgttgttctcctctaaaacctaggtgcatcttatagggcgaaaaatacagtacagtgcagcagagaccatagtctgtttatatagtcgttatatattttaatatgcaccttgtgttttgttatgcgcgtgaatcagtcagccccgccggcctctacataacttaggcgcggGCCATGTGACTTGCTTAAATGTACGCTTAGATTTGAGTCATTTTCTACCCCAAAAAaaggcattaaaaaaaattataaatgagacaggccggTTGGCCGGTCCCCTTGGAAAACTTGCGCGAGTAGGGAAAAGACGTAGATTCAGCCGCAAATCCCCTTTGCAaccaaatctgcaacaaaagtACGCCAAAAGCGGCGTTCTTTagatcataaatgacccccataatctgTTAAATTGCAATCTATGGGAGAAGCAATCAGACAATAGCATTTTCAAGTCCCTTAGGGGGACGtaaaataagtgtaaaaaaatgtatatggtacagtgaatgccataatgaaaaaaaaaaaaaaaaaaaaaggccaattcACCACCTTCTTCGTTTCTAcctgtggtggaattgcatttatttttttcaattccaccccattgggaatttttttattttttcttacagctTCCCACTATATTGTGTGCCGTcatgtgaacaaaaaaaaaaaagttacgtcTTCAGGGAGACAGgaagtaaaataaaaagaaaatacaaaaaataatggAAAATCACATGATCCTGAAGGGGCTTCAGATGTCTGACCTAGGTGGCATTCTGGCCGTGTGCACCGCATCACAGTGCagacccgttgacttcaatgagtTTGTGCTCCACATGGGACATGCCTTATATTAACAGTTTATTAGGCcggaaaaaaaagacatttgtccatccagttcggcctgtaatcctgcaagttgatccagaggaaggcaaaaaaaaaaaaaaatacaaaactgtgaggtagaagccaattatcCTCActttaggaaaaataaaaaaaatttctccCAGtccgccgctgtcaagtctagaacttacctcctcatagaaactgattaaattagttagacatgaccgatccctcatgaagccatgctgatatggcgttatttgcttatttccgttgagatcctccaagatagcatctcttaaaaaaccttcaaacagtttacccacaacagatgttaaacttaccggcctatagtttccgggctccgattttagaccctttttgaatattggcaccacatttgccatgcgccaatcctgtgggacattccctgtcagtatagagtccgcaaatatcagaaataagggtctggctatgacattacttaattctcttaggatacgggggtgtatgccatctggtcctggcgatttgactattttaatctttttaagaggccgctgtacttcttcctgggtcagacagggcacagttaatggggaatttatttttacattctgcatttcatctgacagtttattttcctcagtgaatacattggagaaaaaaaatatttaacagctttgctttctcctcgtcgctctctgcaactccccccttattactctgtagagggccgactccttcagatttatactttttaccatttatataattgaagaacattttaggattaGTTTTACTCACTTTGGCAacaatctctcggtctctagtttggccgcttttatttgctttttaaacattcaatttttttcctaatcgtttttcagtgcttcctcgctaatCTCcatttttagtgatttatatgctttctttctgtcatttattgctttctttacagttctatttatccacattgtttttttctggttccttaaccttttattcccataacgTATCTACCtgccacaattagattttaggatgcttttaaaaatatctcattttgtggatgtatttt from Bufo gargarizans isolate SCDJY-AF-19 chromosome 9, ASM1485885v1, whole genome shotgun sequence harbors:
- the UBL4A gene encoding ubiquitin-like protein 4A, with protein sequence MQLTVKALKGKETSLQVSESDTILAVKRQVEEKLQVPVSQQRLLFRGKALSDEHSLSFYSIGPGARLNLMVKERSSPEVGGSAVWKSLAVILGKHFSPSDAERVLEYVQKDYERSLCLLSLDDIERLATRIIHPQLPEAIDLGFLD